A stretch of the Phycisphaerales bacterium genome encodes the following:
- a CDS encoding helix-turn-helix domain-containing protein — MSRVDVSGDGLAKKVFTTGEVAGICNLSQQTIIRCFDNGRLGGFRVPGSRFRRIPRADLVNFMQENGIPTTMLLDQGRRVLVVEPDSNEVGPVVTALTNEAGLEVQAVNSEFDAGVMSQQFQPHIVVLGGSIKVGDAVELCGRIKSSSSCEDPKVLVMSKVLPNDVKESGKCGVDGFIQTPFSTERLIICVNELLGD, encoded by the coding sequence ATGAGTCGTGTGGATGTTTCTGGGGATGGGTTAGCCAAAAAGGTTTTCACAACAGGTGAAGTGGCGGGTATTTGTAATCTCTCACAACAAACAATTATCCGCTGTTTTGACAACGGGCGGCTTGGCGGCTTTCGCGTTCCGGGCTCTCGTTTCCGCAGAATTCCAAGAGCCGATCTTGTCAATTTTATGCAAGAAAACGGCATTCCAACCACCATGCTGTTAGATCAAGGCAGACGAGTCTTGGTGGTTGAACCCGACTCAAACGAGGTGGGACCCGTTGTAACCGCATTAACGAATGAGGCCGGACTCGAAGTTCAAGCAGTCAACTCTGAGTTTGATGCTGGCGTTATGAGCCAACAATTCCAGCCTCACATCGTTGTTCTTGGTGGCTCCATCAAGGTTGGAGACGCGGTAGAGCTCTGTGGGCGGATCAAATCTTCATCAAGTTGTGAGGATCCCAAAGTTCTAGTAATGAGCAAGGTGCTACCGAACGATGTGAAAGAAAGTGGGAAATGTGGAGTTGATGGTTTTATACAGACTCCATTTAGCACGGAAAGACTCATCATCTGTGTTAATGAGCTTCTAGGTGATTGA
- a CDS encoding beta-galactosidase produces the protein MAVFSTSGQSFSVDGRRLWLVGAQLDYARIPASAWAERLHIIKEAGFNTIQTASPWLLHEPRKGKFNFKDSADVGHFCSLAAECGLNVLLQVGPSVGRSFDGGGLPYWLTLEDDVLLRSGTGLFMQHATKYLSRLISQILDLQMTKGGPIVAMQIENAWECSNEEESTRYIGELSRFLRESGITIPFTNANDLWAPDHGSVHTWRSQGQQLSDLRQLRMLQPEAPRLVSSLPLANTALLTESTEVKSGGLEMQRQIAEVLAAGGQFVLDNVNGGTNFGFLAGRLAGGEDRFVATAAVDGPLVGEAGIPTEGLSIIRRITTFSSSFGHVFSHLDPNFQPVVSTVRVKPNQYSKKNGSVSSVVTQTGGSGSVVFAFADGLKAKSQLLLPDGIEIPIDLGDQLVGWYLLDVDLCGAGRLDYGNVCPLTVVDRKVAVFFGAAGSAAHLSINGRPLQAVVPKGKEPLVIDHEGVTVVLCNQKQVDACLTHGEKLYYGASWTSLDGTPYLADECKEVRVLSSQESTVLPGQRQNKRASRSIKAKNWLACSQDELVSGTSPRFASLDGPSSLMSCGSPEGYGWYRIELRSKTDQKKKCLLPLGGDRLAWYLDGSFHHISGVGPGALEGQFDLKLSAGKHTLVVLADNLGRLDSGSDLHEVKGVGSELYEVKNLAGVKHRTIEADPISPFAMQPNVFGLGGGEQSQPTQFTWTIDHAKKSPLILDIRDCSIAGCFLLNDEPLIYYSGERGIKNKRVVISLERTDIMKRGKNTLRFAPNPGQEHPEQIVKALRILECVNTISNVSWGFARWEKPSTKSFDEVSTKEAKEKKGTPCWWRTEFDGASISRSSQPLWCDVSSMSKGQLYFNGNNVGRYFNATADGDNTKGQGLLSIPESWVLPEAPNEIVLFDEHGFSPFDVNMVRRDLGSRDT, from the coding sequence ATGGCCGTTTTTAGTACAAGTGGGCAAAGTTTCTCGGTTGATGGACGCAGATTGTGGTTGGTGGGGGCTCAACTGGACTACGCTCGCATACCAGCCAGTGCGTGGGCAGAGCGGTTGCACATCATCAAAGAGGCGGGGTTTAACACGATTCAGACCGCCAGCCCTTGGCTGTTACACGAGCCGAGAAAAGGTAAATTTAACTTCAAGGACTCAGCGGATGTTGGGCACTTCTGTTCGCTGGCAGCAGAATGTGGGCTCAACGTCTTGTTGCAAGTGGGACCATCTGTTGGCCGCAGTTTTGACGGCGGTGGTTTGCCTTATTGGCTCACGCTTGAAGACGATGTTCTGTTGCGCAGTGGCACCGGCCTTTTTATGCAACACGCCACGAAATATCTCAGCCGCTTAATCTCACAGATTTTAGATCTGCAGATGACGAAAGGTGGCCCCATTGTTGCCATGCAAATTGAAAATGCGTGGGAATGTTCGAATGAGGAAGAGTCGACTCGGTACATAGGTGAGCTTTCTCGGTTCTTACGTGAAAGTGGTATCACGATTCCCTTTACCAATGCCAACGATCTGTGGGCGCCCGATCATGGGTCGGTGCACACTTGGCGAAGCCAAGGGCAACAACTTAGTGACTTGCGACAACTTCGTATGTTGCAACCAGAGGCGCCAAGACTCGTAAGCTCGTTGCCTTTGGCTAACACTGCACTCTTGACTGAATCAACAGAAGTAAAATCTGGTGGTTTAGAGATGCAGCGGCAGATTGCGGAAGTCCTTGCTGCTGGAGGCCAGTTTGTCCTTGACAATGTTAATGGTGGGACTAATTTTGGCTTTCTCGCAGGAAGGCTTGCAGGCGGCGAAGATCGATTTGTTGCAACCGCAGCGGTAGATGGGCCGTTGGTTGGTGAAGCGGGTATCCCAACCGAAGGGTTGTCTATCATTCGGCGAATCACGACGTTCTCATCGAGTTTCGGGCATGTGTTCAGTCATCTTGATCCCAACTTTCAGCCAGTGGTTAGCACTGTCCGAGTAAAACCAAATCAGTATTCAAAGAAGAACGGGAGCGTGTCCTCGGTTGTTACGCAAACCGGTGGCAGCGGTTCAGTTGTGTTTGCATTCGCCGATGGCCTCAAAGCAAAGAGTCAACTCCTTTTACCTGATGGCATTGAGATACCAATTGATTTAGGTGATCAACTCGTTGGTTGGTATCTACTTGACGTTGATCTGTGTGGAGCGGGTCGATTAGATTATGGAAACGTCTGTCCATTGACGGTCGTTGATCGAAAGGTCGCCGTGTTTTTTGGTGCGGCTGGATCTGCTGCACACCTGTCTATTAACGGCCGACCACTACAGGCGGTTGTACCCAAAGGCAAAGAACCATTGGTTATCGATCACGAAGGTGTCACGGTCGTCTTGTGCAATCAGAAACAAGTCGATGCCTGTTTGACTCATGGGGAAAAACTGTATTACGGCGCCTCATGGACCAGCCTTGATGGAACGCCTTACTTAGCAGATGAGTGCAAAGAAGTAAGGGTGTTGTCTAGCCAAGAGTCAACCGTGCTACCAGGGCAACGTCAAAACAAAAGAGCTTCTCGATCAATTAAAGCAAAGAACTGGCTGGCTTGTTCACAAGACGAATTAGTCAGCGGAACATCCCCACGATTCGCATCTCTTGACGGGCCAAGCTCTCTGATGTCATGTGGTTCCCCTGAGGGTTATGGCTGGTATCGCATTGAGCTACGTAGTAAGACGGACCAAAAGAAAAAGTGCTTGCTTCCTCTAGGAGGCGATCGGCTTGCCTGGTACCTGGATGGATCGTTTCATCACATCAGCGGTGTTGGTCCTGGCGCTCTTGAGGGCCAATTTGATCTGAAACTCTCTGCGGGCAAGCACACACTGGTTGTGTTGGCGGACAATCTAGGCCGACTCGATAGCGGGAGTGATTTGCATGAGGTCAAGGGTGTTGGCAGTGAGCTCTATGAAGTTAAGAATTTGGCTGGTGTGAAACACCGCACAATAGAGGCGGATCCTATAAGTCCATTCGCGATGCAGCCAAATGTTTTTGGGCTTGGTGGCGGGGAACAAAGTCAGCCCACGCAGTTCACTTGGACAATTGATCATGCCAAGAAATCGCCGTTGATTTTGGATATTAGAGACTGCTCCATTGCGGGTTGTTTCTTACTGAACGATGAGCCACTGATCTACTATTCAGGTGAGCGAGGCATCAAAAATAAGCGGGTTGTCATATCGCTAGAGCGCACAGATATTATGAAGCGTGGCAAAAATACACTTCGCTTTGCACCAAATCCCGGTCAAGAACATCCAGAGCAGATTGTTAAGGCATTACGTATTCTTGAGTGTGTTAACACAATAAGTAATGTGAGTTGGGGATTCGCAAGGTGGGAGAAGCCCTCTACTAAATCTTTCGATGAGGTGAGCACAAAGGAAGCGAAAGAAAAGAAAGGCACACCTTGTTGGTGGCGCACTGAATTTGATGGAGCTTCGATCTCTCGATCTTCGCAGCCACTTTGGTGCGATGTCAGCAGTATGAGTAAAGGCCAACTTTACTTTAATGGGAATAATGTGGGGCGATACTTCAATGCAACGGCAGACGGGGACAACACCAAAGGCCAAGGCCTCTTAAGCATTCCTGAATCGTGGGTGCTTCCAGAAGCGCCAAATGAAATCGTCCTGTTTGATGAGCATGGCTTCTCGCCGTTCGATGTCAATATGGTGAGGCGCGATTTAGGCAGTCGAGATACCTGA
- a CDS encoding TolC family protein, whose translation MSLQLPNLDLIQLGNTNQLNLPQRAITSARGITFGTLGILLFGLIPFGCQAPLAQIDQQVDQLVAEHSAQMTPPNAKPVITVPPPNESSWLEAQDIYDRTPDTNNPSANELIYVPTAAADAQAVSDRLQAVYAIPPDAARFDLQAALQYATRNSREYAYSQEDYLIACLDLLIEMHRWDPQFFDTLRSTLNSNSDGGFYDTSLNLVNEFRVSQLLPYGGSIAAEVLAEASEDLHKRVNDSNYATPELYLRAEIPLLRGAGLYAQRELIQQQRNVVYAARAFETFRRAFLVTISSDYLDLVVQQQLLTNRQRAIAQLERVATQERALYEAGRKRLYDVTLAENAVLQSIDTYNRNREALQLAIDKFKVKINYPVEEPLVIITSVIGLTPPNSDMTSAVTSAMALRLDLQTERNKLADLVRDVENARNQILGDLNLTGLASFNSQGELTSEALEDQFSEPEFQVGISYGVPLNRKIERLRLRRNQVSLERGRLKYSQFRDTIAIETRNRVRDIDVARFNLDLQEQNVVIAEIGVQSLEAQPERITILDLLKAIEDLRRARDGRDSARRDLEVSILQYLRDSGQLRVKTDGSIDPLEGMIVVPETSPRTKNPRKMGP comes from the coding sequence ATGAGTTTGCAATTACCCAACCTTGATTTGATCCAGCTAGGCAATACGAACCAGCTGAATCTGCCCCAACGCGCCATAACCAGTGCCAGAGGCATTACTTTCGGCACATTGGGCATCCTTTTATTCGGACTCATACCATTTGGATGCCAAGCGCCTTTGGCACAAATTGACCAACAAGTTGATCAACTGGTGGCTGAGCACTCTGCACAGATGACCCCACCGAATGCCAAGCCCGTCATCACCGTCCCGCCACCCAATGAATCTAGTTGGCTAGAAGCGCAGGACATCTACGATCGAACACCAGATACAAACAACCCGAGCGCCAACGAACTGATTTACGTGCCAACCGCTGCCGCTGATGCGCAGGCCGTTTCAGACAGGTTGCAGGCGGTCTACGCCATTCCACCCGACGCTGCTCGCTTTGATCTCCAAGCAGCACTTCAGTACGCCACCCGCAACAGTCGAGAATACGCGTACAGCCAAGAAGATTATCTCATCGCATGCCTTGATCTTTTGATAGAGATGCATCGTTGGGATCCACAGTTCTTTGACACGCTTCGATCTACATTAAACAGCAACAGTGATGGCGGCTTCTACGACACCTCACTGAATCTCGTCAATGAGTTCAGAGTCTCACAACTTCTTCCGTATGGAGGATCAATTGCAGCCGAAGTTCTTGCTGAGGCGAGTGAAGATCTGCATAAGAGAGTCAACGATAGTAATTATGCAACGCCCGAGCTTTATCTCAGAGCAGAGATACCACTACTTCGTGGCGCCGGTCTGTACGCACAGCGTGAACTCATACAGCAACAGCGAAACGTGGTCTACGCTGCACGTGCCTTTGAAACATTCCGCAGAGCGTTTCTGGTAACCATTTCCAGTGATTACCTTGATCTTGTCGTGCAACAACAACTCTTGACGAACCGGCAAAGGGCAATCGCACAACTTGAACGAGTCGCAACTCAAGAACGAGCTTTGTACGAAGCTGGCCGCAAGAGACTTTATGATGTCACGCTCGCAGAAAATGCGGTGCTTCAATCGATCGATACATACAACCGGAATCGAGAGGCGCTGCAGCTCGCCATCGATAAGTTTAAGGTAAAGATAAACTACCCCGTTGAGGAGCCACTGGTCATCATCACCTCGGTTATTGGCCTGACACCGCCGAACTCCGATATGACTTCTGCAGTCACATCTGCAATGGCTTTAAGGCTCGATTTACAAACCGAACGCAACAAGCTTGCTGATCTTGTCCGTGATGTCGAAAACGCAAGGAATCAGATTCTTGGAGATCTGAACCTGACCGGCCTGGCATCCTTTAACTCACAAGGTGAGCTGACTTCTGAGGCACTTGAAGACCAGTTTAGTGAGCCTGAATTCCAAGTTGGAATTTCATATGGAGTGCCCCTAAACAGAAAAATAGAGAGGCTGCGTTTGCGACGAAATCAGGTCAGTCTTGAAAGAGGCCGCCTGAAGTACTCACAGTTCAGAGATACCATCGCGATTGAGACGCGAAACCGTGTGCGCGATATTGATGTAGCTCGATTCAATCTTGATCTGCAGGAGCAAAATGTTGTCATCGCCGAGATTGGTGTTCAATCTCTTGAAGCTCAGCCTGAACGCATTACGATCCTGGATCTTCTCAAAGCAATTGAAGACCTGCGCAGAGCCCGTGATGGTCGTGACTCAGCAAGACGAGATCTCGAGGTCTCAATCTTGCAATACCTTCGAGATTCTGGGCAACTGCGGGTCAAGACAGATGGTTCGATCGACCCCCTAGAGGGTATGATTGTTGTCCCAGAGACCAGCCCCCGAACCAAGAACCCGCGTAAAATGGGCCCATAA
- a CDS encoding metallophosphoesterase: MNKSINLQDHQQVAELFDRSACVIESSPYRRGSTLRLPANGQLVVTGDLHGNTPHLDALVKLASLDASPNNHLLLQEVIHGQPLVNNVDLSHRALAKVAELVATWPGQVHLILANHELSQLMATSVGRGSGNNVEQFNDGLMFVYGDAWVNVADAIGRFIESLPLVLLTDKGVWCSHSLPPARVIERFDFSVLERPMTMIDRTGPGGAAYQMVWGRTQSEAQIEMMRERFGVELLCIGHAKVDSGAEAVGEHLLMLNSDHAQGAAVVIDLSDVPSASKAVMQSIQIASLIDRGY; this comes from the coding sequence GTGAACAAGTCAATCAATCTTCAAGATCACCAGCAGGTCGCGGAATTGTTCGACCGCAGTGCGTGTGTTATCGAATCATCCCCATATAGGCGTGGTTCAACATTACGTCTTCCCGCAAATGGGCAATTGGTTGTGACCGGTGATTTACACGGGAATACACCACATCTCGACGCGCTGGTCAAACTCGCAAGTTTAGACGCCTCACCCAACAATCACCTCCTGCTGCAAGAAGTGATTCATGGACAACCCTTGGTTAATAATGTGGATCTCAGTCACCGTGCCTTAGCGAAGGTTGCCGAACTTGTAGCAACATGGCCAGGACAAGTGCATCTGATTCTTGCAAATCACGAGTTATCTCAGTTAATGGCCACATCTGTCGGCCGCGGCTCGGGCAATAACGTTGAACAATTCAACGATGGTCTTATGTTCGTATATGGCGATGCTTGGGTAAACGTTGCCGATGCAATAGGCAGATTTATAGAATCACTTCCATTAGTCCTACTTACAGATAAAGGTGTTTGGTGCAGCCACTCATTGCCACCGGCACGTGTCATAGAACGCTTCGACTTCTCTGTATTAGAGAGGCCGATGACAATGATAGATCGCACCGGCCCAGGAGGGGCAGCCTATCAAATGGTTTGGGGACGTACTCAGAGTGAAGCTCAAATTGAAATGATGCGAGAACGTTTTGGTGTTGAGCTGCTCTGTATTGGCCACGCTAAAGTGGACTCTGGTGCCGAAGCAGTTGGAGAGCACTTACTCATGCTCAACTCTGATCATGCCCAAGGCGCGGCTGTTGTGATTGATTTGTCAGATGTTCCCAGTGCATCAAAAGCCGTGATGCAATCAATTCAAATTGCTTCACTGATAGACCGAGGCTATTGA
- the tsaB gene encoding tRNA (adenosine(37)-N6)-threonylcarbamoyltransferase complex dimerization subunit type 1 TsaB — protein sequence MMQTMLAIECSQRSASVAITTGGGPPTVEKVCSDRRSDDDLLPAIARLLSGLKMQPSDLTSVAVSIGPGGFTGLRISIAAAKMLGVSLGVKLIGVPSALVAAQSIKSNGPILVALACKGETLWATTLQTQDGMWVCREPGGLVSIDSFVLNGMQYLVADAYLPEAIRNQAAAQGVEVLEPKFDAASCLLVGQQMLSQDQYLTPDQLQPLYPREPEAVRLFNQR from the coding sequence ATGATGCAAACCATGTTAGCTATTGAGTGTTCCCAAAGATCAGCTTCTGTAGCAATAACAACTGGAGGTGGGCCACCCACGGTGGAGAAGGTTTGCAGCGATCGTCGAAGTGATGATGATCTTCTTCCAGCAATTGCTCGTCTCTTATCTGGTTTAAAAATGCAGCCCTCAGACCTGACTTCAGTGGCGGTTTCGATTGGTCCCGGAGGCTTTACTGGATTGCGGATTTCGATCGCTGCAGCCAAGATGCTTGGTGTCTCACTTGGCGTTAAATTAATAGGCGTCCCTTCGGCGCTGGTTGCAGCCCAGTCTATTAAGAGCAATGGGCCGATCCTCGTTGCATTGGCATGTAAAGGAGAGACTCTCTGGGCAACGACACTTCAAACCCAAGATGGAATGTGGGTTTGCCGTGAGCCTGGGGGCCTCGTCTCTATTGACTCGTTCGTACTTAACGGGATGCAATACCTCGTTGCAGACGCGTATCTTCCAGAGGCCATTCGAAACCAGGCTGCAGCCCAAGGCGTTGAAGTGTTGGAGCCGAAGTTCGATGCGGCGAGTTGTTTGCTAGTGGGACAGCAGATGTTGAGCCAGGATCAGTATCTGACACCTGATCAGTTGCAGCCGCTCTACCCAAGAGAGCCAGAAGCCGTTCGACTATTCAATCAACGTTGA
- a CDS encoding DNA methyltransferase codes for MSDSNASQSSMPLNDDPKRDVAAVYEASQPETQAYIGDCRNVLRSLPERGQVDLIFADPPFNWSVAYEQWDDSMPREDYEDFTREWLDGCLEVLAPNGSIWVNIPDDSAAEIVMHLKQRGMHMINWCIWHFRFGQHREGGFINSKVHALYFSKDRKKRTWNGDAVLEQSDRAAIYGDKRTMAKTKNQGMRVPMDVWYGKYWGRIQGNNKERRPQHQNQIPEVYLERVILACSNPGDLVLDPFLGSGTTLTVARAHGRRSIGIEYSPETASSAWQRITEIGMLRKDIALGQSTAIFERR; via the coding sequence ATGTCAGATAGCAACGCCTCACAATCCTCAATGCCACTTAATGATGATCCAAAACGGGATGTCGCGGCTGTTTATGAAGCCTCTCAGCCAGAGACACAGGCCTACATTGGCGACTGTCGAAATGTGCTGCGTTCTCTTCCCGAGCGGGGTCAGGTAGATCTCATATTTGCTGATCCACCTTTCAACTGGTCAGTTGCCTATGAACAATGGGATGACTCTATGCCGCGCGAGGATTACGAAGACTTCACGAGAGAATGGCTTGATGGTTGTCTTGAAGTGCTTGCGCCAAATGGATCAATCTGGGTCAATATTCCAGATGACTCAGCGGCGGAAATTGTCATGCACCTTAAGCAACGCGGCATGCACATGATCAATTGGTGTATCTGGCACTTCCGATTTGGGCAGCACCGTGAGGGCGGATTTATTAATAGTAAGGTGCACGCACTCTATTTTTCCAAGGATCGCAAGAAACGTACTTGGAATGGAGACGCTGTTTTGGAGCAGTCTGATCGCGCAGCCATTTATGGCGATAAGCGAACCATGGCTAAAACAAAGAACCAGGGCATGCGTGTTCCAATGGATGTGTGGTACGGAAAGTATTGGGGGCGCATCCAAGGCAATAATAAGGAACGGCGACCTCAGCATCAGAACCAAATACCTGAGGTCTATCTAGAACGGGTGATTCTCGCTTGTAGCAATCCGGGCGATCTTGTACTGGACCCATTTCTCGGTAGTGGCACCACGCTTACGGTGGCTCGAGCACATGGACGCAGGTCGATTGGTATTGAGTACTCCCCTGAAACAGCCAGCAGTGCATGGCAGAGAATTACAGAAATCGGCATGCTTAGAAAAGATATTGCTCTCGGCCAATCAACAGCAATCTTTGAACGTCGCTAA
- the upp gene encoding uracil phosphoribosyltransferase, with translation MSNSHPEHPNLRVVEHPLISVKLGRLRDKRTSSDDFRRLLDQIAGLMVYSVSEGLETSSVEIETPLEVTQGKILSKPVTLVPILRAGIGMTDGILALMPEARVGHIGVYRDEERHTPVAYYEKFPGDISAGPVLIVDPMLATGGSATYVASRLRKAGCKQIGMVCLVAAPEGVAVMAAEHPEVTIFTASLDRELSDRAYILPGLGDAGDRIFGTQ, from the coding sequence ATGTCCAACAGTCATCCAGAGCATCCCAACTTACGTGTCGTAGAGCATCCACTGATTTCGGTGAAACTGGGACGCTTACGTGACAAGCGCACGTCTTCAGATGACTTTCGCAGACTCCTGGATCAGATCGCAGGACTGATGGTCTACTCTGTGAGCGAAGGGCTTGAAACATCGTCAGTAGAAATTGAAACGCCACTTGAAGTCACGCAAGGGAAGATACTAAGTAAGCCCGTGACACTTGTGCCCATTCTGCGGGCCGGAATTGGTATGACCGATGGTATTTTGGCGCTCATGCCAGAGGCTCGTGTTGGCCATATAGGTGTGTATCGTGATGAGGAGCGACATACACCAGTCGCGTATTACGAGAAGTTCCCGGGCGATATATCCGCTGGACCCGTACTCATCGTTGATCCAATGTTAGCGACAGGTGGATCTGCAACATATGTGGCAAGTCGTTTACGCAAAGCGGGCTGCAAGCAAATAGGTATGGTCTGTCTTGTTGCTGCTCCGGAAGGTGTGGCGGTGATGGCAGCTGAACACCCAGAGGTCACAATATTTACAGCAAGCTTAGACCGCGAGCTCAGTGATCGAGCTTATATTCTGCCCGGCTTAGGCGATGCAGGAGATCGGATCTTTGGCACCCAATAA